The DNA segment TGCCCGGGTCCGATCACCCCACCGGCGCGATGGTCGCTGCGATCTACGGCGACCTGACGCCGCACCCGTGGCTGCCCGCCGACCTTGACACCGACGATGCGCTGACCGCGCGCATGATCGACCACTCGATGGCCATGGGATGGCTCGATGGCCGCGGCCCGGTGCCCGTCACCGCGGGCCAGGCGAATCACGCGCTGGGCGGGGCACCCGGCCTATGGGTGCTGAACGACGCCGGACGCGAACACCCCCACGGGTCCACCACCCCGCCGCTGGTCGCCTGGTTCCACGCGAACATCCGCCCCGTCCACCCCGACCGGCCGCTGCCGACCGAGCCTTTCCTCCGGTGCGCTGGTGACGCGCTGAACCGGATAGGACACCTGAACGTACAGGCCGTGCAGATACTGCTGCCGATCCAGATGCTCAACACCTCACCGCGACTGGATCCCGTGAACCAGCCCTCACTGCTGACCAGCGGACGGTTCCACGGAGGTGACCCCACCGCCGCCACCGACGTGGTCCTCAGCCTGGACAGCGGGCAAGAGCCGTGGGCGGCAACGATGGCGGCTGGACTCTGCGAACAGGCCGGCATCGGTGACCCCCCGATCCTCGTGCTCCACGAGCACCTGCCCACTGACACCGCGCGGATCGCTCCGCCGTTCGGCGACTGGCTCTGGAAGGGCCCCCCGCTGCATCGGGTAACTGCCCGCGGGACCCTCGCCGAATGGTCCTTGGACACGGTCGGGTGGTTGGGCGCCCACCTCGCCGACCAGAGCGCACGCAACGGCGGCACATGCCCTGCCCTATTCACCATCCGCCGCGACGATCCTGCATTCGACGCCGCCGTACCCGCGCCACCAGGGAACTAGTTGGTGCCGCTTCCCGGCCTCGACGTCGTCCGCGCCCGACGGTGGTGCATCGACCCGGCGGGCTGACGACACGTCACCCGACGCCGAGCGCCGATGACACGGGCCTCGCGGGAGGCCGGATCCCTGCGGGCGGCCGGTGCATGCGCTGCCGACACGCCGCACGACCCCAAGGTTGGGTGTGATCACCTGAGCTGGCCCCAGGGTCGTCAGACGCAAGCAGCGACGTCCCCGACCTCACCCACCCCGCCCGGCCCAGCACCCTGCCCACGCCAGCGCGCGGCCTGCTCATGCCCACCCCAGCTGTCGGCGCACCCCGTGCGCGGCCTACCCGAACCAGTCGGCCCACAAGACCGGGCGCTGCGACGGCGCGCTCAGCGTGACCGATCCGGCACGGCGCCGGATCAACCGGACGACCACTCCCGTCCCGCCCGAACAGGTAGAAACACCCACCCGACCAGACGATCAAGAGTCCGATTCGTCCGATCCCGACAGACCCGGTAACGGGGATCAATCCCGGCACGGATCGGCCTCGGCGACCTTCCCGCCGCGGCAGACCAGCCGTCGCCGGAGCAGGCCCCGGCTCAGGCGGCGCTGTTCGTACCCAGGACCGCGCGCTCGGTGACCGTCACGCCCAACGCGTCGGCCACGTCGCAGATGCGTGCCAGGCTCGCTGACCGGTAGCCGGTGGACTCGTAGCGCTGGACCTGCTGCTCGGCGACACCTAGTGCATCGGCGAGCTGGCGCTGGGTCCATCCCCGGGCGATGCGCGCCTTGACCAGCAGGGTAGCCACCTCGGCCAGGGAACCGGCCTCGAAGGTCGTGACCTGCCCCGAGCGGAGCAGGTCGTACTCGGCAAGCTCGGCGCGCAGGTCGTCGGCCTGGGCCCGGACGGCGTCCAGTTCGAGCTGAGCCAGCTTCGCCGCATGCCCGGTCGCGCTCTTGGTCTCCAGGTTCGCCGCGGCCTCCTCGAACGTGGCCAGGTGCGCCTTGGTCGCGCGGTACTGCACCTCGTTGGTGATCACGGCGTCTCTCCGATCCTCAGCACGACGATCCCCTTCCGGCCGGTGTCCCGGTCGTTGCGGAAGAACTCCGCGAAGCTCAACCCAGAGCCGGTTTCGACGACGTTCGGGAACAGCTCGCCACCGAAGCGCTGCTTTTGCGAGACGCGGCCGCCGGACAGGTCCAGCAGCAGCGGGTCCAGCACCTCCAGGTCGACGCCGTCGGTGTCCCAGCAGGCATCGAAGTCCGCCGGCTCGTCCTTCGCGGTGACGAAGCTGCCGTTGAGCCACACCCGCTTGCACCCGGCGGCGACCAACAGATCGATCGCCTCGGCGAGCCCATCCAGCAGGCGCCGTCGGCGCTCGTTCCACCCGAAGCGCTCCACGATCTCCTGCCAGTCGGCCTCGTACTCGCCGTCCGGGAGCCGGCCCACGGGATCGAACGGCGGCAGCACAGCACAACAATATCATTGTGTTGTGCCCATCGATCTTGGGTATCACGAGCGGCCAAACCGCCGCCGTCAGCCCGGCCCTGCGACCGCCTTGGTCACGGGAGTGGTCACGCGAGTGGTCACAGAAACTACGGGCAACGTCGGTTTCCAGCGGTCCGCTTCGGAGGGGCCTCGACCAGCAAATGGCGTTTGAGCTGCGTAAACACAGAGCTGTAAGCCAAAGGGGGACAACAGCGGACACCCGGCTGTCAGAGTTCAAATCCCACCGCCACCGCCAGCTCACCAGCACGAACGCCGGGCGACCCCGTGAGGGGAGCCCGGCGTTCTGGTGTCCGGTCTCAGCTGCGGTCTCATCTGCCCGCAATCACGTCGCGGCGCTCGGCCGCCGGACAAACGCAACCCTGCGGCGATTCGGCCTCGACCATGCCGTCCGCTACCGAGGTCACAGGCCGGCCGTGCGCCGCCTGTCGTCGCGTGAAGCGGCCATCCGCTGGGCGTACATCGTCCTGTTCGTGGTGAGCTCACCCGCTACGTGCTCGCGGCCATGCCCCACATTGCCTGCGACGCCCAAGATCGCCTTCCGTCCGTACCCCGTCAGAGCCTGGATCCGCCGTCGCGGAGCGTTCCAGCCCGGGGCGGATCTACTCGGAGGCGTTCGGTTCGTCACCCCAGCCGGTGCGGTCGGTCCAGTAGCGCGGCTTGCGCCGCGTGTGCGCGACCGCGAGAACGCGGATCACGTCATCGATCACCAGATAGGCCACCCGATACGGGAAGCGGCGCACCGCGGCCTGGCGCACCGGCAGGTCGACCGGGAAGCCGGAGATCAACGGGGCCGCATCGGGCCACTGGTCGATGTCGCAGACAGCGGCCTCGACCGCCGCAAGGAACGCCGACCCGAGACCGGGATGCTGATCGTCGTACCAGTGCGCCGCGTCGGTAAGTTCGGCAGCGGCCTCCGACTCGAAGAGGACCCTGCGCTTCACCGCTCGGCAAGACGCGTGGCCAGGCCGTCGCGGACGTCCTGCCAGGGAGTGCCGGCCGAGTCGCCGTCCACGACCCGGCGCGCACGGGCTGCCAGTTCCGAGGCCCAGTCGTCATCGACGACCTGAGGGTCGTCGCCCGCCTCGCCGTCCAGGCTCGCCAACAACACCGCCGCGACTCCGGCCCGCTCAGAGGGGGGCAGGGCCAAGGCGTGCTGGAGGAGGTCGTGCGGCTCGCTGGTCACATCTGTGAGTGTAGGCCGCGCCGCCGACGAAGGCCCAGGATCGCCGTCGCGACCGGTCTGGTCTCATCTCCGGTCTCATTCGTGGACGTCCCGTGGACGTCCACCGCGGCTCCGTCAGAGCGCGGCTTCGAGGCGGGCGCCGACCTCGCGGTAGCGGCTGACCGGGATCAGGTGGACGCCGGCGTAGGCGCCGCTGTCGCGGAGGGCGAGGACCTGCTCGCACGCGGCCTCCACGCCGGCGGCCGGGTCCCGGCGGACGCGCTCGACGAGCTCGGCCGGGATGTGGATGTCGGGGATGGACGCCCGGAGCCGCTCGGCCATGGTCGTGCTCGCGAGCACCATCACCCCGGCGTAGACCGGCAGGTCGACGGGGTTCTCCTCGCGCCAGCGCACCAGCGCCTCGGTGGAGTAGCTGACCTGGACGAAGGCGAAGTCGGCTTGCTGCTTCCAGCGCGGGAACCGGCGCCCGAGCCCGGCGGTGACGCCGAGGCGGAACGGGCCGACCCCGTCGAAGGCGGGGCGGTCGGTGGTCGCGCGGGCCTCCTCCAGCATCGCGCCCACCGTGAGCTCGCTGGTCCGGTCGCCGGCCGTCGGCTTGTCACCGTGGACGAACAGGAACTGGTCGACCCCGTACGCGGCCGCGGTGAGCAGGTCCCGGCGGAAGCCGAGCAGGTTGCGGTCACGGGCGTTCACGCACGCCACCGACCGGCCCCCCATCGCCTCGACCTCGTGCGCCACGGCGATGCTCGAGACGGTCGCCCGGCCGATGTGGTTGTCCGGGATCAGGAACGCGTCCGCGATCGGCGCGAGCACCCCGATCTGGTGGCGGACGTGCTTGAGGTCCGGCCGGGTGGGCGGCTCGACCTCGCAGATGACGCGGAAGTCAGACTCGTCAGGCACGGCAGGAACCTAGCCGCCCCGGGGCAACGAGGGTCGGCGTCAGGCGTCGAGTTCGAGCGCGGGCATCGGGCGGTGGGCGATCTCGGTCGCCTCGGCGGCGGGGACGCCGAAGGCGCGGAGCATCATCTCGGCGCCCGCGGAGTCGGCGTCGGGACCGAAGCGGCCGGCGAGGACGCCCTTGATCGCGGCGAAGCCCGCGGCGGAGACCGAGGTCAGCGCGAGTTCGAGGTCCCCGATGGCGAAGCGGCCAGTCTCCATCCCGCGCTCCAGGGTCTTGCGCGCGTAGGGGAGCAGGGACTCCTCGAACTTGGTGTCGGCGCCCTCGAGTTTGGTCATCACCGCGGCGAGCTCGGGCTGCTCGGCGGCGAAGCGGACGAAGCGGCGGTAGGCGAACGCTGCGGTCTCGGCGGCGTCGTCGAACTCCAGCGCCTTGGTGCCGATCATCGCGGACACGCTGGCCATCACCTCGAGCAGGACGGCCTCGACGAGGGCTTCCTTGGACTCGAAGTGGCTGTAGAAAGTGCCGAACCCGATGTCGGCGCGTTCGGTGACGTCACCGATCCGCAGGTTGGCCTCGCCGCCCTCGGCGAGCACCTGGCGCGCCGCCGCGAGCAGCCGCTCCCGCGCCTCGGTCTTGCGGCGCTCACGGCGCCCCTCTTTCGGCGCCTTCGGTTCCGCTTTCTCCACGTCCGAACGATGCCACAGGCGAATGAACTTTCAAACTTGATTTGCGAATCAGGTAGGCGGAGGATGTGTGCATGACCACACCGCTGCAGTCCTCCCAGCAGTACGACGTCGTCATCGTCGGCGCGGGCCACAACGGCCTCACCGCCGGCTGCTACCTGGCCAAGGCCGGGAAGCGGGTGCTGATCGTCGAGGCCTCGCCGCAGTTCGGCGGGATGACGGCCACGAACGCCACGCTCCCGGAGGCGCCGAACCACCTGTTCAACGAGGGCGCGATCCAGCTCACCGGCATCTTCCGGCTCTCCGGGGTCGCGGAGGAGCTGGAGCTGTACAAGTACGGGCTGCGCGAGATCCCGGTCGACCCGGCGCACATCCAGCTCGCCCCCGACGGCAGCTCGCTCGCGATCTGGAAGGACGCGAGCAGGACCGCCGACGAGCTGCGGTACTTCTCCCCGAAGGACGCGCGGGCGTGGCTGGAGATGTCGAACGCCATGTACTACGCGATGGGTCCGGTCATCGAGTACATGAAGGTCCACCCGACGCGGCCGCTGAGCAAGGAGCTGCTGAAGGAGACGGCGAAGGCGGTCCCGCACCTGCGCAAGATGTGGGGTCTCAAGCACATCGTCGGGGCGTCCCACTTCGAGTTCCTCGACGAGACCTTCGAGTCCCCGCTGCCCAAGGGCGCCCTGTCGGCGATGGCGGCTTTCTCGCAACTCAAGCTCGACATGACCGCCTGGGCGATGATCTACCTCGGCATCGTG comes from the Sporichthya brevicatena genome and includes:
- a CDS encoding addiction module protein; the encoded protein is MTSEPHDLLQHALALPPSERAGVAAVLLASLDGEAGDDPQVVDDDWASELAARARRVVDGDSAGTPWQDVRDGLATRLAER
- a CDS encoding methylenetetrahydrofolate reductase, giving the protein MPDESDFRVICEVEPPTRPDLKHVRHQIGVLAPIADAFLIPDNHIGRATVSSIAVAHEVEAMGGRSVACVNARDRNLLGFRRDLLTAAAYGVDQFLFVHGDKPTAGDRTSELTVGAMLEEARATTDRPAFDGVGPFRLGVTAGLGRRFPRWKQQADFAFVQVSYSTEALVRWREENPVDLPVYAGVMVLASTTMAERLRASIPDIHIPAELVERVRRDPAAGVEAACEQVLALRDSGAYAGVHLIPVSRYREVGARLEAAL
- a CDS encoding type II toxin-antitoxin system RelE/ParE family toxin, with amino-acid sequence MKRRVLFESEAAAELTDAAHWYDDQHPGLGSAFLAAVEAAVCDIDQWPDAAPLISGFPVDLPVRQAAVRRFPYRVAYLVIDDVIRVLAVAHTRRKPRYWTDRTGWGDEPNASE
- a CDS encoding helix-turn-helix transcriptional regulator, which codes for MITNEVQYRATKAHLATFEEAAANLETKSATGHAAKLAQLELDAVRAQADDLRAELAEYDLLRSGQVTTFEAGSLAEVATLLVKARIARGWTQRQLADALGVAEQQVQRYESTGYRSASLARICDVADALGVTVTERAVLGTNSAA
- a CDS encoding DUF6932 family protein, which encodes MLPPFDPVGRLPDGEYEADWQEIVERFGWNERRRRLLDGLAEAIDLLVAAGCKRVWLNGSFVTAKDEPADFDACWDTDGVDLEVLDPLLLDLSGGRVSQKQRFGGELFPNVVETGSGLSFAEFFRNDRDTGRKGIVVLRIGETP
- a CDS encoding helix-turn-helix domain-containing protein codes for the protein MEKAEPKAPKEGRRERRKTEARERLLAAARQVLAEGGEANLRIGDVTERADIGFGTFYSHFESKEALVEAVLLEVMASVSAMIGTKALEFDDAAETAAFAYRRFVRFAAEQPELAAVMTKLEGADTKFEESLLPYARKTLERGMETGRFAIGDLELALTSVSAAGFAAIKGVLAGRFGPDADSAGAEMMLRAFGVPAAEATEIAHRPMPALELDA